The following are from one region of the Carassius auratus strain Wakin chromosome 43, ASM336829v1, whole genome shotgun sequence genome:
- the chst8 gene encoding carbohydrate sulfotransferase 8 isoform X2 has product MSYRSLTFQYMLCVRFRGSTLSRQEQCAQFSDRVNQRSEEGDIDPISPMQLPDSQWERDSATPGSREHDPSPQQVTKRHRKLLKTSPVLRPNSSSPSRVQESRRRIIRDVCGKYRSNISRTITPHHVSRIYVEDRHKLLYCEVPKAGCSNWKRILMVLAGVANSTREINHVAVHYDNHLKRLDSFDHQGITSRLETYTKVLFVREPMERLVSAFRDKFESPNSYYHPVFGKPIISKYRVNASQTALKTGSGVTFREFMHYLLDVHRPVGMDIHWEAANQLCSPCHLHYDFIGKVETLEEDANFLLRKIGAPENLSYPSFKDGNPKAARTSTQITQHYFSQLNASERQRAYDFYYMDYLMFNYSKPYKDLY; this is encoded by the exons ATGAGTTATAGGAGCCTAACTTTTCAATATatgttat gtgtgAGGTTCAGAGGAAGCACTCTGTCCAGGCAG gaGCAGTGCGCTCAGTTCAGTGACCGAGTCAACCAGCGATCAGAGGAGGGCGACATCGACCCCATCTCACCAATGCAGCTTCCAGATTCCCAATGGGAACGAGACTCGGCCACACCGGGGTCCCGGGAGCACGACCCGAGCCCTCAACAGGTCACCAAACGCCACCGGAAACTATTAAAGACCAGCCCTGTGCTGAGACCCAACTCATCATCTCCATCACGCGTCCAGGAGTCCCGTCGGCGGATCATACGGGACGTCTGCGGGAAATACCGGAGTAATATTTCACGGACGATAACGCCACATCACGTCTCGCGGATTTACGTGGAGGACCGACATAAGCTTCTGTACTGCGAGGTGCCTAAAGCCGGATGCTCCAACTGGAAGAGAATCCTGATGGTTTTAGCCGGCGTCGCCAACTCGACGCGAGAAATCAATCACGTGGCCGTTCATTACGACAATCACCTGAAACGCCTGGACAGCTTCGACCATCAAGGCATCACAAGTCGTTTAGAGACGTACACCAAAGTCCTCTTCGTCCGAGAGCCGATGGAGCGACTGGTGTCTGCGTTCAGGGACAAATTCGAGAGTCCTAATTCCTACTACCATCCCGTCTTCGGAAAGCCCATCATCTCCAAATACAGGGTGAATGCATCGCAGACGGCTTTGAAGACGGGGAGCGGCGTGACCTTCCGAGAGTTCATGCATTATCTTTTAGACGTGCATCGTCCTGTGGGAATGGACATCCATTGGGAAGCGGCCAACCAGCTTTGTAGCCCCTGCCATCTTCACTACGACTTCATCGGGAAAGTCGAGACCTTAGAAGAAGACGCCAACTTTCTTTTACGAAAGATCGGTGCGCCGGAGAACCTGTCGTACCCCTCGTTCAAAGACGGGAACCCCAAAGCCGCCAGAACTTCCACTCAGATCACACAGCATTATTTCTCGCAGCTGAACGCGTCTGAGCGCCAGCGGGCGTATGACTTCTACTACATGGACTACTTGATGTTTAACTACTCCAAACCTTATAAAGACCTGTACTGA